The Sesamum indicum cultivar Zhongzhi No. 13 linkage group LG6, S_indicum_v1.0, whole genome shotgun sequence genomic interval cctatataaaagcataaaaataactagaaaaaatagttgaatAATGAAATCAGGGGCTAgcttttgatctttttttatcCACCACAGACTAAAAGCTGAGCTTGAATAATTTGGTGTGTGTAATGAATGTGTTTGTTTGGTGTTTGTCTTCTTCATATGATTTTAATCTTTTGTGTTGTGGTGATGTGAATTTACAGGCATGCAGATTTTGATCATTGGTGCAAAAAGAAGACATCTTTATTTGTATatgccaatattattaattgtagCTGTCAAATTGAAAGCAATGGTTTCGTTGACTCAAACTCAGGCTTTGTTTTGTATCTTTCCCATTGGGTTAATTGATGGTATTTAACTATGTTCTTGTTGAATAATACTGAATTCTTGTGGGATATATATCAAGTATTACACTACACACCACCTCCACCTAGAGTCGTATGTTgacttaaatttattgtgattatttaagggataattacactcccatTTTCTTGGagttttctgtaattatatataaattatttataaattgagaaattatatctaacactcttaatgtttgtttgtacataaattagttaaaattcattgaatttgttaatattaacaacaaaataaaaaaaattatatttacctccaaTTGATTCATTACTAATTTACtgtaggttaaataaatctttttataatcaaattaccatCATACGTCTTTAtgtgttaatgcatgtgatgaggtatatcttcaccattataaggatAGTATAGTCgggaaaaaattgtttgacctgcactaagtcagtaataaatcaattgagggtaaatattactttttattaagttttttttattttttgttaatatcagcaaattcagtgaattttaattaatgaagggATTTAATTGTTGGATGGAAGTAAACCTTAAAAGTGTTAGATGTAAATTCTTAAATCATAGGGAGTTTATGCGTGATTACACCAAAACTCAAGGGATGtgagtataattatctcttattttaattaatagaatcTTACAAttaagagatttttttttatttaagttagttGAGATACTATTTGACACGTAACAGGTCTAGCAGCACCACAATAGTCAAaagatatttaatgaaattctaaaactaaaaaggGATTGTCCTATAAAACAgggattaaaattttgatacttaAATCAGTAATTGATTAACTGAAGAGATACTTggaaaacttgaaataaagtAAGAATAATGATGTAACAATCAATGTGAATTAGTGCAATACTGGagtttgagaagaaaatatgagTGTGGAGTGCGAAATTGTGCCGGAAACTTGCTGCAAATCGAGAGAAAGACTATGTGAGAGTAAGTGATACAAGTTACCGTTATGGTCGTAGGGTagcctctatttataggccgACTGgaagttataaaaatagttgcaACTAAGTTATATCATTTAAAAGTTGCTTGAGTTAGCTTACtaaccaaaaacaaataaaaataattataatttggacTTTTCTGGATGGAGATATGACGGTTTGAATGAGTCATGACCAATCAACCCGAGTTTTGTAGAGTCTGTTTTACCTGTTGTTGCCAAGTTAGCCCCTACGAATCTACGGCAACTTCATTGAAAAAATGTCAGTATGATGTGTCCCAAGATATTAAGAACACGTGTGCCGTGAAATCCCAATTATCCGTTGAGTCATCTTTTTGTATTGAACTTGTTTTTGTGCCTACCAAACTAATACGAATACATGAACTATATGTTTATTACCTTGCTCATAGTCATCAAGGTCAATTCTGTTAGGCTGATCAGTGGGAACTACGTTCTTTATTTTGggtccaaaagaaaaaatgaaatataggtatcattatttaatttagtcaCTATAATTCTAGTAATTATTTGAGGACGTGAAATTTAATAAtcctaataattattatcctAAATTAAACTTGCATGCATTGTGAGTTGTGACGCCTTTCGGGCCCAAATTTTAACTGgacttgaaatttgatgttcGAGCCCAGATTGTAATGGGCTTGGATTCTCCAAATAACGGGCCCAGTATATCCCTCCGGGGAAtagaaatagataaatataacaGAAATAACTGACACACGTTTGAGGGAAGTCTTACTACCCATCACCATGGCGTATCAGCTTTGCTCTGCTCAACCTCATTTCTCCCTCAacaaattttccttttcttcttcttcttctactaACAATTACAAAACCGCGTCATTTTATGCTTGTGCTCAAAACGCATCGCGCAGGATCGCCCTTCTCCAGCTCACCACTGGTAAGCGTTCAcgatttctgaaatttttcggATTTGTGTGTGGAAAATTCGCAGTTAATGTGTTGATAAATCGACGTAACAGTGGTTTATGGAATTATTCTATGTCttttttgtatgaattttatgtttttgagTGACTGAAATGCGAGCATTGGAGCTATGTTCATCCTGtctgaaaattaataaaccGCACAATGAGGGTTTGCTGCTTTTATAGTTGTTTAATTGCTAGTTCTGAGCCAATTAAAGGGATTTTTCAAGTTAGCTGCctcattttcatatatttgtgttgtttaCTCTCGTACGTGTTTTCAGCATCTGGTTGTGTCCTGGTGAAGGagatcaataaaattttgggttctgtttgttttggtttgtctttttacttttgttgaattttctgGATTTTTTAACCAATTATCTTTGTGGTAAGATAAAACTTGGTACTGAGAGTTTAAGTTACTGATGTTTAATTCGTTACTCAGTTCTCTCTCAGTCAGAATTATTTGTTGCAAATGCACCAAAATTTTTAAGGACTGAGGGTAACTCAGAGACCAGCATGCTGATTGCGGATATAGCTCAAGAAACAACTTCCGTTACCGAGAAAGATGTGCTCGAGTGGACAAAGAGCGACAAAAGAAGATTGCTCCATGTTGTTTACCGTGTTGGTGATCTGGACAAGACTATAAAGTACACATCTTTTTTAtcgtttcctttttttctgtttttcccTCCTCTCTGTTTGTTTGCAGTTCTATGTTTAGGTTACATTTACCATGATATGGCTACAGATTCTACACAGAATGTTTGGGCATGAAACTGTTGAGACAACGTGATATCCCTGaggaaaaatattcaaatgcATTTGTTGGTTATGGACCTGAAGAGTCACACTTTGCTATGGAACTTACTTATAGTACATCCTCTTGAGTTCTCTTCACATATTTCTCAATGAGTTGAACTCCAAGGTACTACTTTAAATGCTGACTCTAACTGATTTTGCTTTCCAGATTATGGAGTTGACGGTTATGATATTGGAACAGGATTTGGACATTTTGGCATAGCAGTTGAAGATGTAAGTGAATTAACTGTAAAAGATACCATGATGCACTAACTTCCTTGTTCTAGTAAGCTGAAAAGGAATCCTCATATCAAGTTATCAGCCAAAACCAATTCCTATGTCAATTCTAGTCTTGGAATGTAAATGTTTCTAAAGAGAtgtatatctttttaaataaccTTTGGCTATTAGTGATGATTGTGGCAGGCTTCTGGGGTGATAAGCAACATTTTCTTTCTAACATTCTTTTACTTCATAACTGCACAGAgataagtatttatttcaattgtaCTTCACTCAAACTTTTTGAAATCCTTTTGTAGGTTGCCAAAATGGTGGATCTAGTGAAATACAAGGGTGGCAGAGTGATCCAGGAACCCGGTCTAGTGGAAGGTGGAAATACAGTTATTGCCCTCGTCGAAGATCCAGATGACTACAACTGTAAGCTGATACAAAGAGGCCCTACTCCTGAGCCCCTATGTCAAGTAATGCTCCGAGTGGGAGATCTTGACCGTTCAATTAATTTCTACAGAAAGGTAAATTACCAGATTACCTAAAATCTCCAATTATGCTGGCCCATTTATGGGCCTCACATATTATAGAACATTTCTTAATCTCACTCACATTAACCTATGAAGGCTTTTGGCATGGAGCTTCTTCAGAAAAGCGACAACCCAGAGCACAGAGTGAGTAATAATGACTTATTTCCAGTGATGCTTCTTCAAGTGATGCTTGTATTGGCAAACTAATTTCAGACTCACTATCTCAAACATAAGCAATCTCAGGAATTGAGTCTTGTCATATAAGATTGTCAGCTACTGAACTTCCAAGTAAAAGTTCCGTTTgttattcaagaattttacCAGTGAACATGAAGTTGGAAATTCTACTCTAAACATTCcctttttctcataattggTGCAATTCAACtggtttataaattttttactctATTCTAGTCTTAATTTCTCACACTCTTGCATACAGTCTACAACAGCCATGATGGGTTATGGTCCTGAAGGTAAAAACACAGTTCTGGAGTTAACATATAATTATGGTGTCAGAGAATATACCAAAGGAAATGGATATGGCCAGGTACAATTTCTAACTTAGGTCTCATTCtgtaaaatatcaatatatttcacaaatttcTTGGGGGACTAAGTTACTTAAACTGACATCTAACCACAAGCGGTTACTTACATGTCAACAGATTGCCATTGGCACAGATAACGTTTATAAGACTGCAGAGGCTATAAAATTCTATGGAGGTGAAGTCATACGTGAACCTGGGCCTTTGCCAGGAATTAATACCAAAATCACAGTATGCTTGGATCCTGATGGTTGGAAAACAGTATGTTTTCAATTGTTTCAATATCATTTTAGTGCAAGTATAGATTTCCGTTCGTCATGCccttatttcttatattatccTAATCATTTGAgacaatattcattttttcccGTGTTTATTTAGCTCTTTGTTAACTCACATGTGTCTCATACATACTGTTTAATCTCATCATTGCAGGTCTTTGTTGACAATATCGATTTTCTTAAGGAGCTACAGTGACAAGATTATCGCCGTCTTTATACCCATTATACTAATATGAGAAATCCCTTCCAAGACTAAA includes:
- the LOC105164752 gene encoding putative lactoylglutathione lyase, translated to MAYQLCSAQPHFSLNKFSFSSSSSTNNYKTASFYACAQNASRRIALLQLTTVLSQSELFVANAPKFLRTEGNSETSMLIADIAQETTSVTEKDVLEWTKSDKRRLLHVVYRVGDLDKTIKFYTECLGMKLLRQRDIPEEKYSNAFVGYGPEESHFAMELTYNYGVDGYDIGTGFGHFGIAVEDVAKMVDLVKYKGGRVIQEPGLVEGGNTVIALVEDPDDYNCKLIQRGPTPEPLCQVMLRVGDLDRSINFYRKAFGMELLQKSDNPEHRSTTAMMGYGPEGKNTVLELTYNYGVREYTKGNGYGQIAIGTDNVYKTAEAIKFYGGEVIREPGPLPGINTKITVCLDPDGWKTVFVDNIDFLKELQ